In a genomic window of Dyadobacter fermentans DSM 18053:
- a CDS encoding M16 family metallopeptidase, giving the protein MVMKSKRTNLLRRGSLVGMMIAAVLVMPSEAQQLPKGVTKVSSVEGITEYSLENGLKVLMFPDPSKPTITVNVTYLVGSRHEGYGETGMAHLLEHLVFKGSPRHTNIPQELTEHGARPNGTTWYDRTNYFETFSATEENLKWALDLESDRMVNSFIAKKDLDSEFSVVRNEFESGENDPFRVLMQRVISGGYLWHNYGKSTIGNRSDIERVPIENLQAFYRKYYQPDNAVLTVAGKIDEAKTLALVNDYFGKIPKPTRVLPKSYTTEPTQDGERLVELKRTGDVQMLMAMYHIMPGSHADYPPMEVLTEVLTTEPNGKLYKNLIDTKKASSQFGYSFQLYDPGFVLFGAEILKEKSLEEARKAFTATLDSAAVLKFSKEDVERAKTTILKNWDLEFRNSERVGLSISEAIATGDWRLAFLFRDNVRKVTPEDVSRVAQHYLKPSNRTLGTFVPESNPVRAEIPEAPNVADLVKNYKGEAVVAEGEAFDPSPANVESRTTRVEKANTIETALLPKKTRGNVVAARITLRYGDEKSLQNKATVSDLTGSMLDKGTKTKTRQQVKDEFDRLKARVSFFGAANQAGASIETTRENLPAVMKLVAEVLKTPAFDENEFEKLKQEELAGIESQRSEPQAIAFNQYRRLVSPYPKSDVRYVGTFDEDVENIKAATIDQIRQFHKEFYGANNASATVVGDFDKDAIQKILNDEFGSWKSAKPFTRIASPYQVVKSENKAIETPDKANAMFVAGLNMPLQDTDPDYPALIMGNYMLGGGFLNSRLATRIRQKEGLSYGVGSQFSASPLDKNGTFMSYAIYAPQNAEKLEAAFKEEIDKVMKEGFTADELKAAKSGYLQSRQVARSQDAALTNTLTSNLYLNRTMQWDADFEKKIEALTPEQIKAAFNKHIDYNKLVIIKAGDFEKAKKGAQTAGAPAQLGGSEKK; this is encoded by the coding sequence ATGGTCATGAAATCTAAAAGAACAAATTTGTTGCGGCGGGGCTCGCTGGTCGGAATGATGATCGCAGCCGTACTCGTAATGCCCTCCGAAGCGCAGCAGCTGCCCAAAGGCGTTACCAAAGTGAGTTCCGTGGAAGGGATCACGGAATACAGTCTCGAAAACGGCCTGAAAGTGCTGATGTTCCCCGACCCATCCAAGCCGACCATCACCGTGAACGTCACTTACCTGGTAGGCTCGCGACATGAAGGTTACGGTGAAACGGGCATGGCCCACTTGCTCGAACACCTTGTTTTTAAGGGTTCTCCAAGGCATACCAACATCCCGCAGGAACTCACCGAGCACGGCGCCCGCCCGAACGGAACCACCTGGTACGACCGCACCAATTATTTCGAAACGTTTTCGGCCACCGAAGAAAACCTGAAATGGGCGCTCGACCTCGAATCGGACCGGATGGTGAATTCGTTCATTGCAAAAAAAGACCTCGATAGCGAGTTCAGTGTGGTGCGCAACGAGTTCGAATCCGGCGAAAACGATCCGTTCCGCGTGCTCATGCAGCGGGTGATTTCGGGAGGATATTTGTGGCATAATTATGGCAAATCCACCATTGGCAACCGTTCGGACATCGAGCGAGTGCCGATCGAAAACCTGCAAGCATTTTACCGTAAATATTACCAGCCCGACAATGCCGTGCTGACTGTCGCCGGCAAGATCGACGAAGCGAAAACGCTGGCCCTGGTGAACGATTATTTCGGCAAAATCCCCAAGCCAACCCGCGTGCTTCCGAAAAGCTACACCACCGAGCCTACCCAGGACGGTGAGCGTTTGGTGGAGCTGAAAAGGACGGGTGACGTGCAGATGCTCATGGCCATGTACCATATCATGCCCGGCTCCCATGCCGATTACCCGCCGATGGAAGTGCTCACCGAAGTGCTTACCACCGAGCCCAACGGCAAATTGTACAAGAACCTGATTGATACCAAGAAAGCGTCGTCGCAGTTCGGTTACAGTTTCCAGCTGTACGATCCGGGATTTGTACTGTTCGGTGCGGAGATTTTGAAGGAAAAATCACTTGAAGAGGCCCGCAAGGCATTCACCGCAACGCTCGACTCGGCGGCCGTCCTGAAATTTTCCAAAGAAGATGTGGAACGCGCCAAAACGACGATTCTCAAAAACTGGGACCTGGAATTCCGTAACTCCGAAAGGGTAGGGCTCAGCATCAGCGAAGCGATCGCGACGGGCGACTGGCGGCTTGCATTCCTCTTCCGCGACAATGTCCGGAAAGTGACGCCCGAAGATGTGTCCCGCGTAGCGCAGCATTACCTGAAACCGTCCAACCGCACGCTCGGCACATTTGTGCCGGAATCAAACCCGGTGAGGGCCGAGATCCCTGAAGCGCCGAACGTGGCCGATCTGGTGAAAAATTATAAAGGCGAAGCCGTGGTGGCAGAAGGAGAGGCGTTCGATCCGTCGCCGGCCAATGTAGAAAGCCGCACCACGCGCGTCGAGAAAGCGAATACTATCGAAACCGCATTGCTGCCCAAAAAGACGCGCGGTAATGTAGTAGCGGCACGCATTACATTGCGATATGGCGATGAGAAGAGCCTGCAAAACAAAGCGACCGTTTCGGATCTCACCGGCTCGATGCTCGACAAAGGCACTAAAACCAAAACACGCCAGCAGGTAAAAGACGAGTTCGACCGCCTCAAAGCCCGTGTGAGCTTCTTCGGTGCAGCCAACCAGGCCGGTGCAAGCATTGAAACAACCAGGGAAAACCTGCCGGCTGTGATGAAGCTGGTAGCGGAAGTTTTGAAAACGCCCGCATTTGACGAAAATGAGTTTGAAAAACTGAAACAGGAAGAGCTGGCCGGCATCGAATCACAGCGCAGCGAACCGCAGGCGATCGCATTCAACCAATACCGCCGCCTGGTATCGCCCTATCCGAAGAGCGACGTGCGCTATGTAGGCACATTCGATGAGGATGTGGAGAATATCAAAGCCGCGACGATCGATCAGATCCGCCAGTTCCACAAGGAATTTTATGGTGCAAACAACGCGTCGGCCACGGTGGTGGGCGATTTTGACAAAGATGCCATCCAAAAAATCCTGAACGACGAGTTCGGAAGCTGGAAAAGTGCGAAGCCATTTACCCGCATCGCCTCGCCATACCAGGTCGTGAAATCGGAAAACAAAGCCATCGAAACGCCCGATAAGGCCAATGCGATGTTTGTAGCAGGGCTCAACATGCCGTTGCAGGACACCGATCCCGACTACCCGGCGCTGATTATGGGCAATTACATGCTCGGCGGAGGCTTTCTGAACTCCCGCCTCGCTACCCGCATTCGTCAGAAAGAGGGGCTGAGCTATGGCGTGGGTTCGCAGTTCTCGGCAAGTCCGCTGGATAAAAACGGAACATTCATGTCCTATGCCATTTATGCACCTCAAAATGCGGAAAAGCTGGAAGCGGCGTTCAAGGAGGAAATTGACAAGGTGATGAAGGAAGGGTTCACGGCGGACGAATTGAAGGCGGCCAAATCGGGCTACCTGCAATCGCGGCAGGTGGCGAGGTCGCAGGATGCGGCACTCACGAACACGCTCACCAGCAACCTCTACCTGAACCGCACAATGCAATGGGATGCCGACTTTGAGAAGAAAATCGAGGCACTTACGCCCGAGCAGATCAAGGCCGCATTCAACAAGCACATTGATTATAACAAGCTGGTGATCATTAAGGCGGGTGATTTTGAAAAGGCCAAAAAAGGTGCCCAAACCGCCGGCGCTCCTGCACAGCTCGGCGGAAGCGAGAAAAAGTAA
- a CDS encoding translocation/assembly module TamB domain-containing protein yields the protein MLKFLRALGNGLIVVIIFVLLALGIATTALQLPSVQTWAVQHLTANVSGKLGYPITIGRVNIKWFDVVSLENVSVKDTSGADMIDVGRIDVNLNVNNIIRDSAKEIFLDEVNVYQPNVHLVIVPQSGDLNIDGFIARINELTAPAVPRPPNAPENNTPFIIGKAKVIDGTFGYDDPRQPRDRGARVFDYSHFSLRHLYGELSDFLVQGDTIAFRAKNLKTVDRQTGLEMHDLDTKFLFCQKKMELKELDARIGNSHLKNEVIFYYNRSGELGDFNHKIRMKGRLVGSRVDSRDLGLFSSYIDGLNESWLISGNFNGKVDDFMLSDTDLHFGKNSRLSGDIGFKGLPKIEGVLMDIRLAASQIDPVDLVQYYPEWDMHPDLQKFGYTVLDGTFKGTLEDFAVNASSSSELGELSGDLVFHIADARSTTYSGEVKTASFGLGTLLEDEDNWQELDFEGTVYGRGLELPTASTDMNAMVHRVGFRNYDYKNIRLKGNLQNQYFNGLVSSRDSNLVVSLDGEFDLSKEQNMFDVRGIIERANLKELGFSEDPITLRTQLNVNVSGNTVDELVGDARLLDTYLVMTNKDRNLVVDTLVFSSRNQLGKRRLQLESEFLTAKVEGNFLPTQAWKDVSQVLEEYKLYFFENEASRDDYYAKKPLKLLSRRYEIDYSVETHNLSRFLAFLSPDIHIARDARAEGIFKMDNTAVLTLNAVADTVSYGKNQFVKAEVDVTTSKFVNSAEVLASILVTSENQQISKLVPTEKMELEGTWDVDHIDFNGAIRQVKSNNRASLAGEIRFLAAGLDIGFKNSKLYLLDEEWNVPSESLISIVGKDVTMSNLGLVSGKQRIFVSGTASADPEKSLLLDIKNFKLASLNPVFNTRLSGIMDGSAKMKDIYNSVVLDAGFAIEGLGYGQYEFGNLSGTGDWDQTISELQIDAQLNKNARRVFNLTGSYRPKLESNKLNLRAIFNQADFKALEPFAEGLVSDVSGTAQGVVSIKGVVDAPVLEGSLTVDKGRMKFDYLQSVFTFSDKINFTESEITVNNILVTDNDGNTATLRGGVFHDGFKYFSLGFNADLRNFKILNTNARDNDIFYGTAYVTGPVAVFGPIDNLNIEANVTSNKGTRIYIPLDGATEVATQDYIQFVSKMAVADSTTGTPSDSIARSQIAGGIKMEFNFNLTPDATCEIIFDRQTGDVLRGNGSGRLNLNIDTQGDFTMAGTYEIEKGEYNFTLQNVINKKFSIKPGSRIVWAGDPYGAQLDVKAGYTQMVSLAGVLPNTTNAGTNSGDALSRRYPVEVTIGLSERLMAPTIRYDLKILDNPSLSTYRGQLEAFQNKLKSDEQELSRQVSSLLVVNQLLPESSLATVGSQNFLGSSISELVSNQISRWASGINENLEVGVSGLSLDQNAWNNLQLRFSYRFLNDRFRVTRDGRFTSGTQSQTGASQYDAASLLGEWTLEYWLNAKGSVRVKAYNRNIQNNLMFNTGTFTTGGVSMQFTHSFNRFTRAPKPGVRIPFLPPDSTKQDTVRKFISEKESTR from the coding sequence ATGTTAAAATTCCTGAGGGCGCTTGGTAATGGTCTGATCGTGGTTATCATCTTCGTGCTGCTGGCGCTAGGAATTGCCACTACGGCGTTGCAGCTGCCTTCTGTGCAAACCTGGGCCGTACAGCACCTCACAGCCAATGTTTCGGGCAAACTCGGGTATCCCATCACCATCGGGCGTGTCAATATTAAGTGGTTTGATGTGGTTTCGCTTGAAAATGTGTCCGTAAAAGATACTTCGGGCGCAGATATGATAGATGTCGGAAGGATCGACGTGAATCTGAATGTGAACAACATTATCCGCGATTCGGCTAAGGAGATATTTCTCGACGAAGTCAATGTGTACCAGCCTAATGTCCACCTTGTCATTGTCCCCCAGTCCGGCGACCTCAATATCGACGGCTTCATTGCCCGCATCAATGAGCTGACGGCCCCGGCGGTACCCCGGCCGCCCAATGCTCCCGAAAACAATACGCCTTTCATCATCGGTAAAGCGAAGGTCATTGATGGCACGTTCGGTTACGACGATCCCCGCCAGCCCCGCGACCGCGGTGCCAGGGTGTTCGATTATTCCCATTTCAGCCTCAGGCACCTGTATGGTGAACTGAGCGATTTCCTCGTTCAGGGGGATACCATTGCATTTCGTGCCAAAAACCTTAAAACAGTCGATCGGCAGACAGGCCTCGAAATGCACGACCTCGACACGAAGTTCCTCTTTTGCCAAAAGAAAATGGAGCTGAAAGAGCTCGACGCACGCATTGGTAATTCCCATTTGAAAAACGAAGTCATATTCTACTACAACCGCTCGGGCGAGCTGGGCGATTTCAACCACAAGATCCGGATGAAGGGCCGCCTCGTGGGAAGCAGGGTGGATTCGAGGGACCTGGGCCTGTTTTCGAGTTATATCGACGGGCTGAATGAAAGCTGGCTGATTTCGGGTAATTTCAATGGTAAGGTCGACGACTTCATGCTGTCCGATACGGACCTGCATTTCGGAAAAAACAGCCGGTTGAGCGGCGACATTGGTTTCAAAGGCCTTCCCAAAATCGAGGGCGTGCTGATGGACATCCGGCTGGCCGCATCCCAGATCGACCCGGTGGATCTCGTTCAGTATTACCCCGAATGGGACATGCATCCCGACCTGCAAAAGTTCGGCTACACGGTTCTGGACGGGACGTTCAAAGGGACGCTGGAAGATTTTGCCGTGAATGCGTCGTCGTCTTCGGAACTGGGCGAGCTGTCCGGCGACCTTGTTTTTCATATCGCCGATGCGCGCTCCACCACCTATTCCGGGGAGGTTAAAACAGCTTCTTTCGGCCTGGGGACGCTGCTGGAAGATGAGGATAACTGGCAGGAGCTCGACTTCGAAGGCACGGTTTACGGGCGGGGACTGGAATTGCCGACGGCTTCCACGGATATGAATGCGATGGTGCACCGCGTCGGATTCCGGAATTACGATTATAAAAACATCCGGTTGAAGGGGAATTTGCAAAACCAGTATTTCAATGGCCTGGTAAGCTCGCGTGACAGCAACCTCGTGGTGAGCCTCGACGGCGAATTCGACCTTTCGAAGGAACAAAATATGTTCGACGTCCGCGGCATTATCGAGCGGGCGAACCTGAAAGAGCTCGGTTTCAGCGAGGACCCGATCACATTGCGGACGCAGCTGAATGTCAATGTGTCGGGCAATACGGTGGACGAGCTCGTGGGCGATGCCCGGTTGCTCGATACCTATCTGGTTATGACGAACAAAGACCGCAACCTCGTGGTGGATACACTCGTGTTCTCTTCGCGGAATCAGCTCGGCAAGCGCCGTTTGCAGCTCGAAAGCGAGTTCCTGACGGCGAAAGTGGAAGGTAACTTCCTGCCCACGCAGGCGTGGAAAGATGTGAGCCAGGTTTTGGAAGAATATAAATTGTATTTCTTCGAAAATGAGGCCAGCAGGGATGATTATTATGCCAAAAAGCCTTTAAAGCTCCTGTCGCGCCGCTACGAAATCGACTATTCGGTTGAAACCCATAATTTATCGCGCTTCCTGGCCTTCCTCAGTCCCGACATCCACATTGCCCGCGATGCCCGGGCGGAGGGTATTTTTAAAATGGATAATACCGCAGTACTTACGCTGAATGCGGTTGCCGACACCGTGAGTTACGGCAAAAACCAGTTTGTGAAGGCGGAAGTGGACGTTACAACCTCCAAGTTCGTGAACAGCGCCGAGGTCCTCGCGTCCATTCTCGTGACGTCCGAAAACCAGCAGATCAGCAAGCTCGTGCCTACCGAAAAGATGGAGCTGGAAGGCACCTGGGACGTTGACCATATCGATTTCAATGGTGCGATACGCCAGGTGAAAAGCAACAACCGGGCGAGCCTGGCAGGAGAAATCCGATTCCTGGCGGCGGGGCTTGATATTGGGTTTAAGAACTCCAAATTGTATTTGCTTGACGAGGAATGGAATGTACCGTCGGAAAGCCTGATCTCCATTGTGGGAAAGGATGTGACGATGTCGAACCTTGGCCTGGTGAGCGGGAAACAGCGCATTTTTGTTAGCGGAACGGCGTCTGCGGACCCGGAAAAGAGCCTGTTGCTGGATATTAAAAATTTCAAACTCGCGAGTTTGAACCCGGTGTTCAACACCCGGCTGTCGGGCATTATGGATGGCTCGGCGAAGATGAAGGACATTTATAACAGCGTCGTGCTGGACGCCGGGTTTGCCATTGAAGGCCTCGGTTACGGGCAATACGAGTTTGGTAACCTGTCGGGGACCGGTGATTGGGACCAGACCATCAGTGAATTGCAGATCGACGCTCAGCTCAACAAGAATGCGCGCCGCGTTTTTAACCTCACGGGCTCCTACCGCCCCAAGCTGGAATCGAACAAGCTGAACCTGAGAGCGATCTTCAACCAGGCCGATTTCAAGGCCCTCGAACCATTTGCAGAAGGCCTCGTGTCGGATGTGAGCGGAACGGCCCAGGGGGTGGTGTCGATCAAAGGCGTGGTGGATGCGCCGGTGCTGGAAGGCTCGCTCACTGTCGATAAGGGGCGGATGAAGTTCGATTACCTGCAATCGGTTTTCACTTTTAGTGATAAAATCAATTTTACCGAAAGCGAAATTACCGTGAACAACATCCTCGTTACCGACAACGACGGTAACACGGCAACGCTCCGCGGCGGGGTTTTTCATGATGGGTTCAAATACTTTTCACTGGGTTTCAATGCCGATCTCCGCAATTTTAAAATATTGAATACCAATGCGCGGGACAACGATATCTTCTACGGAACGGCCTATGTGACAGGCCCTGTGGCCGTTTTCGGGCCGATTGATAACCTCAATATCGAAGCGAATGTGACCAGCAACAAGGGCACGCGCATTTACATTCCGCTGGACGGTGCTACCGAGGTGGCCACGCAGGATTATATCCAGTTTGTGAGTAAAATGGCCGTCGCCGACAGTACCACCGGCACCCCATCCGACTCCATTGCGCGCAGCCAGATCGCCGGCGGGATTAAAATGGAGTTTAATTTCAACCTTACTCCCGACGCCACCTGCGAAATCATTTTCGACCGGCAAACGGGCGATGTGCTGCGCGGCAACGGCAGCGGCCGTCTCAACCTGAACATCGATACCCAGGGCGATTTCACAATGGCCGGCACGTACGAGATTGAAAAGGGTGAGTATAATTTCACCTTGCAGAATGTGATCAACAAGAAGTTCAGCATCAAACCCGGCAGCAGGATCGTGTGGGCGGGCGACCCGTACGGCGCGCAGCTGGATGTGAAAGCGGGCTACACGCAAATGGTATCGCTGGCGGGCGTGCTGCCGAATACGACCAATGCCGGGACCAACAGTGGCGACGCCCTGTCGCGCCGGTATCCGGTGGAAGTGACCATCGGACTGTCCGAACGGCTCATGGCGCCTACCATCCGCTACGACCTGAAAATCCTCGATAACCCATCACTAAGCACCTACCGCGGGCAGCTGGAAGCATTTCAGAACAAATTGAAGTCCGACGAGCAGGAGCTGAGCCGGCAAGTGAGCAGCTTGCTGGTCGTGAACCAGTTGTTGCCGGAAAGCAGCCTGGCCACAGTGGGCAGCCAGAACTTCCTCGGAAGCAGCATCAGCGAGCTCGTATCGAACCAGATCAGCCGTTGGGCGTCGGGCATTAACGAGAACCTCGAAGTGGGGGTTTCGGGCCTGTCGCTGGACCAGAATGCGTGGAATAACCTGCAACTCCGCTTTTCGTACCGCTTCCTGAACGATCGTTTCCGGGTCACGCGTGACGGCCGCTTTACATCCGGCACGCAGTCGCAAACGGGTGCCTCGCAGTACGATGCGGCCAGCCTGCTGGGCGAATGGACGCTGGAATACTGGCTGAATGCCAAAGGCTCGGTGCGCGTAAAGGCCTATAACAGGAACATTCAGAACAACCTTATGTTCAATACCGGCACATTCACGACGGGCGGTGTGAGCATGCAGTTCACACACAGCTTCAACCGCTTCACGCGTGCGCCGAAACCGGGCGTGCGAATTCCTTTCCTGCCGCCGGACTCGACGAAGCAGGATACCGTAAGAAAATTCATTTCGGAAAAAGAATCTACGCGCTAG
- the tsaD gene encoding tRNA (adenosine(37)-N6)-threonylcarbamoyltransferase complex transferase subunit TsaD, whose product MNILAIESSCDETSAAVITNGNIRSNVVATQLIHTHYGGVVPELASRAHQQHILPVVDKALNDAKIAKKDLDAIAFTKGPGLLGALLVGTSFAKSMALGLDIPLIEINHMQAHVLAHFIDDPKPAFPFLCLTVSGGHTQIVKVTGPLEMEIIGETRDDAVGEAFDKTAKLLDLPYPGGPLIDKYAAQGNPQAYPFPLPEMPGLDFSFSGIKTSFLYFLQKQVRQNPAFVQENLADICASIQFTLIDILLKKLKKASRETGIKEIAIAGGVSANSGLRRSLTELGAQLGWNVYIPAFEYCTDNAAMIAIAAHFKFAAGDFCDQTVSPLARMEF is encoded by the coding sequence ATGAATATCCTCGCCATTGAATCGTCGTGCGACGAAACCTCCGCAGCTGTTATAACAAACGGGAATATCCGCTCCAATGTTGTTGCTACGCAACTCATCCACACCCATTATGGTGGCGTCGTTCCCGAGCTGGCCTCGAGAGCCCATCAGCAACACATCCTGCCTGTGGTGGACAAAGCACTGAATGACGCAAAAATAGCAAAAAAAGACCTGGATGCCATTGCTTTTACCAAAGGACCCGGTTTGCTCGGTGCATTACTGGTGGGCACATCGTTCGCCAAGTCGATGGCGCTTGGGCTGGATATTCCGCTGATCGAGATCAATCACATGCAGGCACACGTGCTGGCGCATTTCATCGACGACCCCAAACCGGCCTTCCCTTTCCTGTGCCTTACCGTGAGCGGCGGGCACACGCAGATCGTGAAAGTTACCGGCCCGCTCGAAATGGAAATCATCGGCGAAACGCGCGACGATGCCGTGGGGGAAGCTTTTGATAAAACGGCCAAGCTGCTCGACCTGCCCTATCCCGGCGGTCCGCTCATTGATAAATATGCCGCGCAGGGCAACCCGCAGGCTTATCCTTTTCCGCTACCCGAAATGCCGGGGCTCGATTTTTCGTTCAGCGGTATCAAAACGTCGTTTCTGTATTTTCTGCAAAAACAGGTACGGCAGAATCCGGCGTTTGTGCAGGAAAACCTGGCCGACATCTGCGCCAGCATTCAGTTTACACTTATTGATATTCTGCTAAAAAAACTGAAAAAAGCATCGCGCGAAACGGGCATTAAGGAGATCGCCATCGCCGGAGGGGTTTCGGCTAATTCCGGCTTGCGCAGGTCGCTGACCGAACTTGGCGCGCAGCTCGGGTGGAATGTATATATTCCTGCTTTCGAATATTGTACCGACAATGCGGCTATGATCGCCATTGCGGCGCATTTCAAATTTGCGGCGGGCGATTTCTGCGACCAGACGGTCAGTCCGCTCGCGCGAATGGAGTTTTAA
- the pafA gene encoding alkaline phosphatase PafA yields MKLIYHPLLRILFAGLVLSHSVLGQTKSKTTPAANRLARPKLVVGMVVDQMRYDYLYRYYDKYKEGGLKRLINDGFNCRNNHYHYALTVTAAGHSAVYTGSMPAINGIVGNDWYDMAQAKNVYCTDDNTVATVGSSNVTVGKMSPKNLLVTTVTDQLRIATNFRSKTIGVAIKDRASILPAGHAASGAYWFDSKTGNFVTSTYYMNSLPQWVTDYNSSKKPAEYMTKGWNALLPMDQYTQSSPDDVAWEGKLSTAAKPVFPHDLTGNAGDAYGPLTTSPWGNTITKEMAIAAIKGENLGKGAETDFLAVSFSSPDRIGHMFGPNSVEQEDDYLRLDMEFAEFFKFLDSWVGNGNYTVFLTADHGAMDVPAFWQEHKLPAGLMGATTLTRTIVKALNDTYGEAEYVTAFENYQLYLNKTTLKEKKITVADVYQTLRDALLAVDGVADVINLRDMGKAPLNTYQLELFKNNINAKRSGDLQVLLQPGWFASSMSTGTDHGTPYNYDTHVPFLLYGWGINKGETLRRTTIADIAPTISALLHILPPSGNVGNPVEEALKK; encoded by the coding sequence ATGAAATTGATCTACCATCCACTCCTCAGGATTTTGTTCGCAGGGCTTGTCCTCAGTCATTCGGTTTTGGGTCAAACCAAATCCAAAACTACCCCTGCCGCTAACCGGCTGGCCAGGCCTAAACTGGTAGTCGGGATGGTCGTAGATCAGATGCGATACGATTACCTGTACCGGTATTACGACAAATACAAGGAAGGCGGCTTGAAAAGGCTTATCAATGACGGCTTCAACTGCCGGAATAACCATTATCACTATGCATTAACGGTGACAGCCGCAGGCCATTCGGCGGTTTACACAGGCTCGATGCCGGCGATTAACGGCATTGTGGGTAATGACTGGTACGACATGGCGCAGGCTAAAAACGTGTATTGCACGGACGATAACACCGTGGCGACAGTCGGGAGCAGCAACGTAACAGTGGGCAAAATGTCGCCGAAAAACCTGCTCGTAACCACCGTGACCGATCAGCTCCGCATTGCGACGAACTTCCGTTCGAAAACGATCGGCGTCGCGATCAAAGACCGCGCCTCGATCCTGCCGGCGGGCCACGCGGCATCTGGCGCTTACTGGTTCGATTCCAAAACCGGAAACTTTGTGACGAGCACCTATTATATGAATTCATTGCCGCAATGGGTGACCGACTATAACAGCAGCAAAAAACCGGCGGAATACATGACCAAAGGCTGGAATGCGCTGTTGCCGATGGACCAATATACCCAAAGCTCGCCCGATGACGTGGCCTGGGAAGGTAAGCTATCAACTGCGGCGAAACCCGTATTCCCGCACGACCTCACGGGCAATGCAGGCGACGCTTACGGCCCGCTCACCACTTCGCCGTGGGGCAACACCATCACCAAAGAAATGGCCATTGCGGCTATTAAAGGCGAAAACCTGGGCAAGGGAGCGGAAACGGATTTTCTGGCTGTTAGTTTCTCGTCGCCGGACCGCATCGGGCACATGTTCGGGCCTAATTCCGTGGAGCAGGAAGACGATTACCTGAGGCTGGACATGGAATTTGCCGAGTTCTTCAAATTCCTCGATAGCTGGGTCGGAAATGGAAATTATACTGTGTTCCTCACGGCCGACCATGGAGCGATGGACGTGCCTGCGTTCTGGCAGGAGCATAAGTTGCCCGCGGGCTTAATGGGCGCCACCACACTCACGCGCACGATCGTCAAGGCTTTGAACGATACTTACGGAGAAGCCGAGTATGTGACCGCATTCGAGAACTACCAGCTTTATCTCAACAAGACAACGCTGAAAGAAAAGAAAATCACCGTGGCGGATGTGTACCAGACGCTGCGCGACGCCCTGCTGGCTGTGGACGGCGTTGCGGATGTGATCAACCTGCGTGATATGGGCAAGGCGCCGCTGAATACCTATCAATTGGAACTGTTTAAAAACAACATCAACGCGAAACGAAGCGGCGATTTGCAGGTTTTGCTGCAACCGGGCTGGTTTGCATCGTCCATGAGCACCGGCACCGACCACGGCACGCCGTACAACTACGACACCCACGTGCCGTTCCTGCTGTACGGATGGGGCATTAATAAGGGCGAAACGCTTCGCCGGACGACGATCGCCGACATTGCGCCTACGATTTCGGCGCTATTGCACATTCTGCCGCCTAGCGGGAACGTTGGTAATCCGGTGGAAGAAGCATTGAAAAAATAA
- a CDS encoding acyl-CoA thioesterase — MLFTAKLSDMPVEAESRVIIRFQDCDPLMHLNNSKYFDYFFNAREDQVSKLYGFSFEAMFRELRTSWVVYQHQIAYVRPARISEWVRITSRVIYYNDDTMVTEYFMTNDLRTELKTVLWTISKHISITTGQRVPHPQEVMDYLAATCVPGIDFPALHFNDRIHAIKQELAADASA; from the coding sequence ATGCTGTTTACTGCCAAACTATCCGACATGCCCGTCGAGGCGGAATCGCGGGTGATCATCCGCTTCCAGGATTGCGACCCGCTCATGCATTTGAACAACTCCAAGTATTTCGATTACTTCTTCAATGCACGGGAAGACCAGGTGTCCAAGCTGTATGGTTTCAGTTTTGAAGCGATGTTTCGCGAATTACGGACCAGCTGGGTGGTGTACCAGCATCAGATCGCCTACGTGCGCCCGGCGCGGATCAGCGAATGGGTGCGCATTACGTCGCGCGTGATATACTACAACGACGACACCATGGTGACGGAGTATTTCATGACCAACGACCTCCGCACCGAGCTCAAAACCGTACTCTGGACCATCTCCAAGCACATCAGCATCACCACCGGCCAGCGCGTGCCGCACCCGCAGGAAGTGATGGATTACCTCGCCGCGACGTGCGTGCCCGGCATCGATTTTCCCGCCTTGCATTTCAACGACCGCATTCATGCGATCAAGCAGGAGCTGGCGGCGGACGCTAGCGCGTAG